A DNA window from Zingiber officinale cultivar Zhangliang chromosome 3A, Zo_v1.1, whole genome shotgun sequence contains the following coding sequences:
- the LOC122053802 gene encoding transcription factor GHD7-like has translation MIAAMSASNLCDVCRGTGGSACPHCTDLNRAIPTLFNEPMREFQFFGHEDSVAWMFSDPKDSDPPLDQELPAMAARGFGYLHGLGEGHDSRHGLTFDVSLNSSAGPPETVPGVTAVAVGQAASGATFMPFSGSTLEGTLNDSNREVGEGMTAGRGDLAMEREAKIMRYKEKRKKRRYEKQIRYASRKAYAEMRPRVKGRFAKTMESTESQPVEQQPYEPHDRNAFSWFQLG, from the exons ATGATCGCAGCCATGTCGGCGTCCAACCTGTGCGACGTGTGCCGAGGCACCGGCGGCAGCGCATGCCCCCACTGCACCGACCTCAACCGTGCCATCCCGACCTTGTTCAACGAGCCCATGCGTGAGTTCCAGTTCTTTGGGCACGAGGACTCGGTCGCGTGGATGTTTAGCGACCCCAAGGACAGTGATCCCCCGCTGGATCAGGAGCTCCCGGCAATGGCCGCCAGAGGATTCGGGTACCTGCATGGCCTGGGAGAAGGTCATGACTCTAGACATGGCTTGACCTTCGATGTCAGCTTGAATAGTTCCGCAGGGCCACCAGAGACGGTACCCGGAGTGACAGCGGTGGCCGTGGGGCAGGCGGCGTCCGGTGCCACCTTC ATGCCATTCTCGGGGAGCACACTTGAAGGCACTTTGAACGATAGCAACAGAGAGGTTGGGGAAGGCATGACGGCCGGCCGAGGTGACCTGGCAATGGAGAGGGAAGCCAAGATCATGAGGtacaaagagaagagaaagaagaggaggtACGAGAAGCAGATACGATATGCCTCGAGGAAGGCCTATGCTGAGATGAGGCCAAGGGTAAAAGGGCGTTTCGCAAAGACGATGGAGTCTACAGAGAGCCAGCCAGTCGAACAGCAACCTTACGAGCCTCACGATAGAAATGCCTTTAGCTGGTTTCAATTGGGGTAG